The Triticum aestivum cultivar Chinese Spring chromosome 5A, IWGSC CS RefSeq v2.1, whole genome shotgun sequence genomic sequence gacaaacggagtgtccctagtatgcctctacttgactagctcgttaatcaaagatagttaagtttcttaaccatagacatgtgttgtcatttgatgaacgggatcacatcattatagaatgatgtgatggacaggacccatccattatcttagaATAATGATCgcatagttttattgctatttgatttcttcatgacttatacatattcctctgtctatgagattatgcaactcccgaatactagaggaacactttgtgtgctatcaaatgtcacaacgtaactgggtgattataaagatgctctacaggtgtctccgatggtgtttgttgagttggcatagatcaagattaggatttgtcactccgtgtatcggagaggtatctctaggccctcttggtaatgcacatcactataagccttgcatgcaatgtgactaatgagttagatacgggatgatgcattacggaacgagtaaagagacttgccggtaatgagattgaactaggtatgaggataccgacgatcgaatctcgggcaagtaacataccgatgacaaagggaatgacgtatgttgttatgcggtttgaccgataaagatcatcatagaatatgtaggagccaatatgagcatcgaggttccactattggttattgaccagagatgtgtctcggtcatgtatacatagttctcgaacccgtagggtctgcacgcttaacgttcgatgacgatttgtagtatgagttatgtgttttggtgaccgaagtttgttcggagtcccggatgagatcacggacatgacggggagtctcgaaatggtcaagaggtaaagattgatatattggaaggttatatacggacaccggaatggttccaaagAAAATCGGGGatgtttcggagtaccgggaggttacaggaaccccccgagaaagttattgggcctatttggccatagtggaggagaggaggcatgcCATGGGAGGTGGcacgcgccccccttgccccaatccgaattggacaaggggagggggcgcggcccccctctttccttctccctctctctcccttcccctttccctctccgtCGGAAAGAaggagggggccgaatcctacttggactaggagtgcAAGTAGGACTCCGCCCTTTGGCGTGCctccttggccgccggcctcctcctcccccttctttatatacgtggccagggggcaccccaaaggcacaacaattgtttcttagccatgtgcggtgcccccctccacagtttaccacctcggtcatattgtcgtagtgcttaggtgaagccctgtgcggatcacatcaacaacaccgtcgccacaccgtcatgctgactgaactctcctcgaccctctactggatcaagagcccgAGAGACATCATCGTGCTTAATATGTGTTGAACAAGGAGGTactgtacgttcagtacttggatcggttggatcttgaagatgttcgactacatcaaccgcgttaactaaacgcttccgctttcggtctacgagggtatgtggacacactctcccgtctcgttgctatgcatctcctagatagatcttgcgtgattataggaaatttttgaattactatgttccccaacagatcgCCATAGCGTCGCGGCCTCTTTGCGCGGCGCCTGCACGGGATCATGGTTCGGGAGTCCAACATCCGGTCGGTTGCTGCCGTTTATTTGCGGGCCAGGTACATATGGTGATACAGAGAGTCATGTTCGTATCTTATGTGGATATGTTACATTCATGGGTGATCAGTGCTATTTCAGTACCCTGCATATATTGAACTTATTACCGAATCTAACTCGTGACACATTTGCAAAAAGTATAGTTAATACTCTATAAGGGCATTCTCAGTGCTGATCCTCAGATCGGAAACTATACTCGTCGGCAGACCGGTAGGGACTAGTCTGCGAATAGTGATGCGAGAGCCGGCCATTCAACTATGCTTGCATCCATTTCAAAACATATTTAAACAAACTAGACGAATTTAATCAAACacgatgcaattcaacaaagttcaGAGATAACTTACATAAAACGAATGATATTTCGTCTGTTTAACTAAACTAAGTCCGCAACACTCAAAGTAATTATAGAAAATAGGACAATTcattcataaataacatgcaaaTATCTCTATTACAACTATGGTTAAAATTCAACGAGATAACCACATGTTCAACAAGTATTTCAATTTCAGCGATAAATTCCATGATACTAGAATCAGAGCCAACACGTGTCGTCCCACACAGGCTACCCCTTAGGGCAACTACAGTGCGTAGAGGCAGGTTGCCTCCAAGCTAGGACCCACAACTGGGTGCTAGAATCAGCTCAAAACTCTGCAATGTATGGCAAATTTTCTTTGTCTCTAAGGTGTCCCTACAATGAGTAAATACTAATTTCCAAAGGAATTATTTTCTAGCTGCTTGAGACATGTCCAACACACTCCACTTATGACATGTAGGGTCAACGGAATATTTTATTACAAAGAAAAGCTTGGAGGCAGCCTCTAAGCATAGCGTCGATGCTTAACAAATTTCAGCTAGAGGCTATCTCCGCAAAGTATGGCCCCTGCCTCTATGGCCTTAGTGAGGCTGCCTTAGAGACAACAAAACATCATATTGTGGATGCTCTtaagcttcatccaacaatgtacgCACGTGAATGGCATGCCTTCGGTCCTGTAGTATATCACTACAAAGCATGCAGACTATACAACGTGTAGAGCAACATTGAGTGAATAAATTAATTAACCAACATGTAGAGCAacaagaagcaaaacttacgatcCATGATTGACGCGCCCAACGGCCACATTGTCCCCACTCATTCAACCGCACCGTAGAACTTAATGACGGAGTTCCAGATGGTGTACCATTGACGCGATATAGACCTCACATTGCGTTCATGGATTATGTGCATGCCGTAGGCATGAAGTGCTTTCACACTTGAAATGAACCATGCATGCGGGGTCAAAAGACTGAGCCCCTTGAGTTCCTACCTACAAAGTCCACAAATATGGCCAACCATGCATCGCACAATAACTCATCCTCCTTCACCGAGTACGACGCGAGCGTGCTTACTCTAGAAAACAACAAGAAGTTCACGAAAAAGCTCAATGATAATTGACCGCACACCTACCGGACATGATGTCTGCCACGGACATCGTTGGCAGGGGCGGAGagaccctgggggggggggggacgacaaCATAGTCCAAGTAGAGCAGGCGTGTTGGTGGGGGTGCAGACGTCCTACGATGCATGGGCGGCAAGTGGAGAGGTACAACCGCGACCTCTAACAAGGAGGGTAGCAAGGGTGAACAGGGGGAGAGTGAAGAAAAGTGGACTGGGAGGGAGATTTGAGAGGGACGGGTGTGTCAGATTCCTACGTGGCAGCGGTCCAGACTCCCTCAAAGCCTCCTCTCCCTAGTTTGCTTCCGGTTTGCGGTAAAATCAGATAGGGTACCCTGTTGGATGGCAAAATGGGCACGGACGGATGCGGGCGATTTGAAGGTCAATGTTAAAGATGCCCTAATGTTTTATAAGTTTGCACACCTAATTATACACTAGAAATCACTATTAAAATATTAGTTGGACATTATTTTTATAAACCTCTAACATGATATTTAGTGAATCTTAACTATACATGAACATACTCAGATAGATATAAATATGCACATCTACACTATATGATTTGTGGAATTGTCACAAAAATAATTCTAATAACTTATGTTACATCACTTACTTTAAATTTAGCATAAACAAAGTAATTATTAACATATTATAACTGGTAATAAATAATAACATTTCTACTCCTTAATATTCTAATATGATACGAAGAAAAATAAATAAGTATAGAAGTTTGGAATaaaactatttattttattttacccTGGGTCATAACTTTATTTGAATAGTCTATGTATAAGGAAGCGATATAGGCGACTGTTTTGGATGGTTACGTTGAATTGTTCACATATATGCACAACACAGATAAAAAAATTGATGAGAGTGGCATACTCCTCTTAGAAGAAAGGCCATGTTCTGCCACAATTAACAAAGTACCGAAGTTTGATGCCTAATAGTCAAATAAACATAGTAAAATATTTTGATATATTGAtcatctcatttgtgatgagaagATATAAGGCACATGAAATAAAGCCCGCTTATGCTGGTGATTTTATTGTCCGAGTAAAAAAACTATGAAATCGAAAGTATCAGAGAGAAACAAACCTTTGGATCATTATGCATCACCCCTTTTTCATTGAATTTGCAAAACAGAGATTTCTGTTTGAGGATTTTTATAAATTCTATAAAACATCATCTCCTGTTAAGAGAGACAAGCTTTTTACAAAAATAACCATCTGCTAATTGTACTTTATTTCCTTCGTTTTACTGGAAAGGGAGGGAAAGTATGTGTCCATAGGATTATTTAGAGAAAGATTATAGTACTACGGATGACAACAATGAAAAGGTGAAATTTTGTCCCTTTTGCAATAAAGATGGTTATCTTGTTGCATTACTGCGCCCCTCATCGTGCATGGCCTCGAAAACTTTGTGGTATGTGAGAGTTTAATCCTCTTCAATCTTGGTGTTGCCTAAGAAACATTTGTAACacattgtttttttcttttcattaTAGCGGTTTGATCATGTTAAGTTGGAAGATTTGGATCTAATAATTGAATATAATTCCGTTAGCTCTATATTTGAGTGAGATCATGTACTCGGaactttttgtttttcttctggcTGGTCAGCCATTAGATACAACATCAGAAGTTACTGTTGTCTAGTTGGCAATCTAGCTAAATCATGCAGGCGGTTCAATTACGATCGATTTGACCTTGCTCAACTATGGAACTTTGGTGACCTATATTTTGATCATAGAGAAAAACAGGTCAAAGGTATACGAATTGCTTGCTGACAACATAAAAGTTGCTTATTAGATCCAGTAACCTTCATAGATTTCGTCAAAGGCTACTGGTGCGGCGGTTGCTGTCCTGGTGCGCTaatcctatggggccttagcacgaggACTTCCCGACTCTCTATTACAATAAGGTTTGCCCGGCTctgatgagggaggggcgatgacggcggcgtgccTTAAGCTCGGTCcattgcttgtagtcgtcgctgggtggtctacggacctggatgtaattttttacttttGGTGTTTTTTGTACTACactgacagttgatgaatagattgaaagtttttctcgAGAAAAAGGCTACTGGAAGTGGTTCAACATGCGAGGGGTGAAGGTAATATGTGAACTCTCATTTCTTAGGCTTATTAACATGTATCTTCAATGAAGTGCTAAGGGTACCTCCAATGCCAACCCTCAAATAGCCCGCCAACGTTTGGACCAAGCTGTCTGAACACACTTTGACATCAAACACAGACCCGTATATATCCATGGGCACGTTCGCGCGTTCATTTTCGCGCTAACCAAAAGCAAACTTAGCAAGCTTTGCGAGAGTCCAGTCATCCGTCTGGCCAATCAAAATTCACCACATATTCTTTCTCCGCCCGAATGTCGGAAGGCCGCAGctaatttttgttgttgtttggcggAAGGCTTCTAGGCGAAAGCACTAAACACATAGTTATTTCACTTTTTTAGGTGCTTATATTACACGAATGTGTTGGCGGAAGACCCTAGTTAGCATGGCAGAAGGCTATTTGAGGTTGGCGAAAGGCTATTTGGCTCTCTTTTCCTTTTTAAGTGTATATTAATACATACACGCTTGTTTGGAGGATGGCTCTAGTGATCGTGCTAGCTATTTGGCGGACGGCTATTGTTATTTGACACAGATAATTAGGGTATAGATTAGATGACCGGCTCCCATATCGTATCCGTTTATGTGTCCATACACAGTCCGCAGGCGAATAATGTGTTTATTTTAGGTgatagcgttggagatgccctataTCCACGGACAACGACCAGGGCCTAGGCCCACCTCATTCTGGATGGTCTTCATTTGCCGTGTCGTTCTGCCAAcattaagggcctctttgattcacaggattgtaAAAACATGGGAATAGGAAAAGAATAGGATTGAAATGTCATGCTCATCTCAATCCTATAGGagtttaggcctcctttggtttggaggatttttgtaggaatttcataggatgtGATTTTTCTAGGAAAAATTTCTTTAGAgtcctttggtttataggaatggaatcctattcctatgaaggaattcttcctatccttcaCAATTCAtaagaaaataaacattagcctagtctcaatggaaaaaatcctatgaaaTGAATCAAATGACATcttctttcctattcctactcataggatttgagatgcatgtcatcccatttcctatgacttttctattcctatgatttccctaccctatgaaccaaaggaggctttaggttgtttgattgcatcatagAAAAAAcgaaggattctttcaaagaggtttgactgGATGCTAGAAATCCTATAGGAAGTAGTACAAAAAATTCCTTAGAAAAAAATTCTATAAGATTCAATCCTATAAATCAAACAACCAATATagaaaaaattcctaaggattctaatcctccaaaattcctatgcaaatcctttgaatcaaaggaaccCTAAACATGTAGGGACGGTACCAGCATCACCGCCATCTTGGATATTTCAGACCAAAAAAAATCTGAATTGCTGAGAGTTTTTGGAAATCGGTTATTTCGGCGAAAATCCAAATCTgagcccgagctcatctgcacctgcgctcaccaaaaaaatcaaaataaatactaaaaaaattcaaaaaattccgaaAAAAATTGGGGTGGTGgaaaatttgatgcgtgaggtgcgccctaattttcaaaacatttggacttatatgcagctctcagcaaaaaagacaaatcggaggtctgtaaaaatatgtactgttcatatactgttttggtctgatttgtcttttttgctgagagctgcacataagtccaaatgttttgaaaattggggcgcacctcacgcatcaaattgtccaccacctcaatttttttcggaattttttgaatttttctgaattttttacgaATTTTTTTTTGAACGGGTGCAGATGCACCCGGGCACTGAAACGCCGCACTCTTATTTCGGTCCCTATCGAACAAGGTAACAAGAAAAAAAAACCTTGGTACTTATACATATCAATGTGTAGTCACTTGTCAATATTTTCTTTACCTGTCTATGCCCGCCTGTAGCCATGAGCCCATGCTAGCTCTACAAAGATAGGCTTTTGACTTTTTGTTCATGCACTGTAGCTCTGAAAGTaaccgctgctgctgccggaaACAACGCCGGCAGAAGGAAGTACAGCAGGTTGTCTGGTGGTGCTTCACAAATCTTACATTAAGTACTACTCCATGTTGATCCACAAAGTTTATAGGTCTTCTAACGTATTTTCCATGTTGATGTCAGTTACCATTTTTTTTAATGTCATTCTCTAATTTCTTAGGTTTTATCTATCTTTATATTGTTCCTGCTCGTCGGCGATATTTATTCTTTCTTCCTCTCCACCGATATCTGAGGTGGTTGCTGCGATGGTAGCATCGGGGAAGGAGGAAGCCGAGAACCGTTTGTTGGGGTGATGTACAGTGACATTGTGAAGAATCGAGTCAGAGTGCATAGATCTTGAATTCAAGGACAAAGTTAAAAAAAATTAATCAAGGATGAGGACAACTTTCCACCCAGCAGTCGAAAAAATACGTCTATTTTTAGGTCGATCAGAAAGACTCTATTTCCAGGTTGATGATCCTTACTGTTTATTTTTCTATCCAACGAATATTGTGTATATGAGAAATTGCttctggaggccgagctccatgaagGCCTCCAAATGCAAAAACTAAAATTCATATTTTCATATTTTAAAAAATTCTAAAACAAGtacagatatacatgaaggcataatgCATAGCTGTAAATTTTCAAgatgaaatacgttgaaatgagagctgtgaaaaaaaaatctgaaatattTTAACagatgatactattcatcctctcagaccatgaatttgtcttttttatacAGGTCACATTCTAacgtatttcatcctgaaattttacacacatacaccTCACATCCTTTGTTTACTTGTACAATTTTTTCAGTCTTTTCTAAAACCAAAATTTTCAAATTCTGAATTCTTCACAAATTCGGCCTTCATGGAGGCCGAGATCCAAAACGCCCTATATTTATATCCCCTAAAAAAACAAATACTGCGTATTTCACCTTTAAACACTTGTActtcttttttacttttttttgccAGGTAAATGCAAACACTTGTATACAAAGGTGGGCCCATGATGGGTCTGCGCACGCACACGGCAGCAGATACAAGCCTTGTCTGCTGTCTCCACTCCACCCGACGGCATTGCTTGTCCACAACTTCCAAGGCGCGCCGGTCATGTCATCCCCCTCTTttgcccctcgccgccgcctgcaGCAGCTCCTGCTCCCTCCACGCCTCCATCAATACCGCCCTTCCACGGCCCGCCACCCAGCGGCAGCTGCTGCTATATCCCACCCTCCAGGCACCATCCTCCGCCTCCCCGCTCACCAAACCCTCTCTCCCGACCCTGTACGCTGCCATGTCGGAGGCCGCCGCCATTCTTCCGTCCATGCGCGACCCCGGCGACGGCGCCGCGCCGCCTGGCTCGGTTTCCGCCCGGCCGGACCTTGATTTGAACAGGCCAGCTGGcgacgacgagggcggcggcggggctgctgATCGCTCGAGACGGGGCGGTGAAAGCGCCGCCGACGGAACTTCACAGTCTGCACAAGGCGATGCCGCCATGACGCGGCTGCCTGAAAGGGTACGGACGGTTTCCCCTTTGTTTATTTTTTCTCTTCCGTCAGCGACAGTTGCAAGCTTCTATAATCTATTGCTGTTCATCGACGCTGCTACTGCTGAAAAAATGGCGGGATCACCGTTGTTAGATGTGCTGTTCGATCGGTGCTCCTCTCGCTAATAGTACTAATTAAGTTTCCTCCCGGTATCTGATTGTTTACCTGGGTTTCTTAGCTTTTGGGCAATCAGATTGGCAATGTGGCTCCACGGGGAAGAGCCGGAAGGCGTGGTGGTGGCGCCGCTACccaaggaagaggaagaggagggccAGCTTCCAATCCTAGAGGCAAGAGGTTGAGGCCTAGTGATGATGTGCATACCGATCAGGAGCAGCCTCGCGAGGACACCCCTGAAGGCGTCGCTGGACAGGCAGCCGGTGCAGGTGACCACGGTCTGAACAAGGAACCTGCAAATTTGGGAATAGATCGCGGAGCTGCCGATAGATTTGCGAGTGAAGCCATGATAACGCCACAGGCTGAGAGGGTATGCTTGGCTTCATTTTCTGGTCTGCACACTCCCTTTCTTCACAATGATTGATCAAGTATTTGATTCTATATGTAGGCTCTTAATTGTTCTGCGATTGACCGAAGTGAAAGCCAAGCAGCCTCGCAGCCTAGTGGAAACGACCCCCCAGAAATTATCGCCATAGACAAAGCCACGGCAATCCCACCAGTGCCAGAGAGGGTATGCCTTCCTAATTTCCTGTGGATCTATCTAGATtgtttttcgacaaagggtgaattttattggctcaaaatgaagcatcaagaagaTACATAACACAATGAgcatacacccggcctctgcatagctaggatgcacacagccaacaccaagTCACACGCACGCAAAAAACACGCCCACAACTAGCAAaatcatataagaccaaagctatgcgtagGCGAGAAAAAAAAATCCCAAAGCGATCTGATGTGGATCTAGCTAGATGTGTTCAGATTTCCTCAGTTGTCACCAAAACGGTTCTATGCTGCTACTCTTAGACATGTAACTGATCTAGCAATAACAGTTTATATACATGAGTTTTACTTCCATAACAGTTCGTATATGATCAAACTATTCGATGCAGGTTGAAGTAGGCAACTCCCCAATATATATAACTGGTAAGAAGTTGAGTGGTAAGGTCTATGTTGGCAGACGATTAGGTATGCCCAGTGGAGGATACAAGGGTCGAAATGCAATCGAGGTTTCATCTCTTTCTTATCTACTTGCCTTAGATGGACACCAAATCTGTTCGTGATTCATCAATATCTTATCTGTATTCCATTTTAATTTACATTGCTTTGTGCATCAGTCAATGCAGAGGCTAAGCGAAATCCTCCTTCATCTAAAGAACTCTTTCCTGCATCAATACCGTGTAGGTTGCACTGAAATTTGTGCATCGGAGAAGCAGGGAAGGTAGCTGTGACCCCCCATATGAGTGGCAAGTCTATCAGTAAGAACTATACACATTCATCCATTTTTTTCGTTTATATAATTCTTGGTGGAGCATGGCATTTTTATCCTTATGTTAGCAGGGCTCTCAATGGTTGTTATGGCATACCATCGGTACACTACAAGGGTTGCCAAGGAGACTACTACATTCTTGTGAGTTTAACTTTCCGGAAAAAAAATATGCATTCAGAAAGGCCTCTTAGCTCATTATGATCTTTTCACTGAATCATCATTCCGTAATTTCAGGTAATGGACCTGCTTGGTCCTAGCCTCTGGAATGCTTGGCATTCACCAGGACAGGAGTAAGTTTATCTTATCAATCTTCACTCCCTCTGCTTTGTTCTCCTTACTTCTTACTGAAAGTATCTACACCCCTAACAGGATGTCAGTTCTAAAGGTTGCTTGTATTGCCATCGACGCCATATCAATTCTTGAGAAGATTCACTCCAAAGGGTTCTTTGAAGCCATTTGATGTTTTTGAGATGCATTTCCCGTATTTTTTTTCATTCCGCGTTGTTAACACTTGCTGTTCCTCTTATTATTGCCAGCTTTATACATGGTGATGTAAAACCTGAAAACTTTTTGCTTGGTCAGCCTGGATCTGCTCAAGAAAAGAAGCTTTTTCTCATTAATTTTGGTTTAGGTATGCAATTACACACCGTAGTTTCATCTGTACATGAAGATATTCAGTCTGATGTTCTCAATGCACTATGCACTTTGCTCAGAGGAATTGGCTtactttatactccctccgtaaagaaatataagagcatttagaacaCTAAAGTAGTGATATAAACGCTCtgatatttctttacagagggaaatGTTGATGCATTTCATGCCTCACTACCGTTTTTCACATGGTTCTTTTGATACTAAATTTTTTCAGCATCTAACTGGAAATGGAAAAGAGGATCATCCAGTATGCATGTTCAGTATGATCAGAGGCTAGACATATTTAGGTTTGTTCTTACTACTTTTTCTGTACAAACTTATGGTACAAATTTAACTTCTTTACTTTTGACATTTCCCAGGGGAACAATTAGATATGCTAGCGTCCATGCCCATTTAGGTCGTACGGGCAGTAGGAGAGATGATTTGGAGTCACTAGCATACAGCCTTATATTTTTATTACGAGGAAGCTTGCCATGGCAAGGCTGTCAGGTAGTCTTCAATGTTCTCGACGAGTCGACGGTGCTTTACTAATATTTTCTACTTGCTCTCTTCAACCTTCTTTagtgtttttttttgcgggaacctACTTTTGTGTTGATGGCTTATTACTGCAGGGAGATAACAAGAGCTTTCTTGTTTGTAAGAAGAAAATGGAGACTTCTCCAGAGGTCCTGTGTAGCTTCTGTCCAGCCCCATtcaaacattttcttgagttggttACTACTATGAAATTTGATGAAGAGCCAAAGTACGAAAAACTTGTTTCTCTCTTTGATGATCTGATTATCGGGCCTGTTTCAAGACCCATCAGGATCGCTGGAGGTCTAGAGGTTTGTACTGCTTTATCCACAACATGAATCCATGCTCTGTATTTTATTTCGGTTGTATTATATTTGGCCATGCCTCTGCTGTGCAA encodes the following:
- the LOC123105367 gene encoding casein kinase 1-like protein HD16, with the protein product MSEAAAILPSMRDPGDGAAPPGSVSARPDLDLNRPAGDDEGGGGAADRSRRGGESAADGTSQSAQGDAAMTRLPERLLGNQIGNVAPRGRAGRRGGGAATQGRGRGGPASNPRGKRLRPSDDVHTDQEQPREDTPEGVAGQAAGAGDHGLNKEPANLGIDRGAADRFASEAMITPQAERALNCSAIDRSESQAASQPSGNDPPEIIAIDKATAIPPVPERVEVGNSPIYITGKKLSGKVYVGRRLGMPSGGYKGRNAIEVALKFVHRRSREGSCDPPYEWQVYQALNGCYGIPSVHYKGCQGDYYILVMDLLGPSLWNAWHSPGQEMSVLKVACIAIDAISILEKIHSKGFIHGDVKPENFLLGQPGSAQEKKLFLINFGLASNWKWKRGSSSMHVQYDQRLDIFRGTIRYASVHAHLGRTGSRRDDLESLAYSLIFLLRGSLPWQGCQGDNKSFLVCKKKMETSPEVLCSFCPAPFKHFLELVTTMKFDEEPKYEKLVSLFDDLIIGPVSRPIRIAGGLEVGHKRGRIVVNLEEDEQPMEKVRLGSPATQWISIYSARRNMTQRCHYNIADSRLHQHIQKGYEDGVFISCIASLKNVWTVIMDTGTGFSSQVFNLSRNFLQKDWIREQSEKNFYITAIAGATNGSSLVVMSKGTPYTQQSYKVSESFPYKWINKKWKEGFHVTCMGTAGNRWGVVTSRNTDYSYQAVELDFVYPSEGIHQRYGAGYRITSCAATPDQTAFIMSIAKESKTKPVDETFLTSDFPSKATKEQWAKGLYITSICHGRTAC